Proteins encoded within one genomic window of Streptomyces profundus:
- a CDS encoding fused DSP-PTPase phosphatase/NAD kinase-like protein — protein MSAPPEVLPAPAQPGGPAKRPWPRRALRVLGLIAIGYLGLWLTSVLGMLGAHAWAGQHQPRGERITGIDNFLAVDDDLWRGSAPSEDGYEQLAGRGAHTVVDLRAENLSPEELARPEAAGLNVERMPIRDGQTPTNEQVDRFLRIVDAAPGPVYVHCGAGVGRTGSLTSAYLVHTGQASSREAAVRTLAVGPPSIEQVYYILTSGDLRADQPPAAVEAVSRLLDAPRRINSSLSLF, from the coding sequence GTGTCGGCTCCTCCCGAGGTGTTGCCCGCCCCCGCCCAGCCGGGCGGGCCCGCCAAGCGCCCCTGGCCTCGTCGTGCCCTGCGGGTGCTGGGTCTGATCGCGATCGGCTATCTCGGCCTCTGGTTGACCTCGGTGCTGGGGATGCTCGGCGCGCACGCCTGGGCCGGACAGCATCAGCCCAGGGGGGAGCGCATCACCGGTATCGACAACTTCCTGGCCGTGGACGACGACCTCTGGCGCGGGTCGGCGCCGAGCGAGGACGGCTACGAGCAACTGGCCGGGCGGGGCGCGCACACCGTGGTCGACCTGCGGGCCGAGAACCTCTCCCCGGAGGAGTTGGCCCGTCCCGAGGCCGCCGGGCTCAACGTCGAACGCATGCCGATCCGGGACGGGCAGACCCCCACGAACGAGCAGGTGGACCGCTTTCTGCGCATCGTGGACGCGGCACCCGGCCCGGTCTATGTGCACTGCGGAGCAGGCGTGGGCCGCACCGGCTCGCTGACCTCGGCCTATCTGGTGCACACCGGGCAGGCGTCGTCCCGGGAGGCCGCCGTGCGCACTCTCGCCGTGGGGCCGCCCTCGATCGAGCAGGTGTACTACATCCTGACCTCGGGCGATCTGCGAGCCGACCAGCCGCCCGCGGCCGTGGAAGCGGTCAGCCGCCTGCTGGACGCCCCACGCCGGATCAACTCCTCGCTCTCCCTCTTCTGA